The following proteins come from a genomic window of Neptunomonas concharum:
- a CDS encoding MbcA/ParS/Xre antitoxin family protein, with amino-acid sequence MHSPTQILQEADPKRVSSTALKVFFNITRGWGLSAQDEMCLLGDPARSTFYKWRSGDAPALPKDTLERISYVMGIYKALRLLFPTEAQANAWPFKPNRDFGGESAINVMLKGSLVNLSDVRRYLDGMRG; translated from the coding sequence ATGCACTCACCCACTCAAATTTTACAAGAAGCCGATCCTAAGCGTGTTTCTAGTACTGCGCTTAAGGTGTTCTTTAACATCACCCGGGGCTGGGGTTTGTCGGCTCAGGATGAGATGTGTTTATTGGGTGATCCGGCGCGTTCTACGTTTTACAAGTGGCGTAGTGGTGATGCTCCTGCGCTGCCTAAGGATACCCTTGAGCGCATCTCGTATGTGATGGGGATTTATAAGGCGTTGCGGTTGTTGTTCCCAACCGAGGCGCAAGCTAATGCGTGGCCGTTTAAGCCTAATCGGGATTTTGGGGGCGAGTCGGCGATTAATGTAATGCTCAAAGGTAGCTTGGTTAATCTCTCGGATGTGCGCCGTTATCTTGATGGCATGAGGGGTTAA